A single window of Pseudoduganella plicata DNA harbors:
- a CDS encoding PEP-CTERM sorting domain-containing protein, giving the protein MLKKLALAGSFGLCVLAQAQAAPLYYTITATYTGLADYNTGEFDPARTGQLRAVGYDTNTDGQINADEILTFSFDYISIDHYLIDTYGRCGRDGMGTSWCLDQFSYNGDNALTFEAWEHSTYFEASSGSYVSSGEAAYSYFQYTWGEGITRYDGFRWTPNTQTSIAVSVSAVPEPATYAMFGAGLCAVGAIVRRRRKQTAA; this is encoded by the coding sequence ATGCTTAAGAAACTCGCTTTAGCCGGATCGTTTGGGCTGTGCGTCCTGGCCCAGGCCCAGGCCGCGCCCCTGTACTATACGATCACTGCCACCTACACGGGACTTGCCGACTACAACACGGGCGAATTCGATCCGGCGCGCACCGGCCAGCTCCGGGCAGTGGGCTACGACACTAATACAGACGGTCAAATCAACGCCGATGAAATCCTGACCTTCTCGTTCGACTACATCTCCATCGACCATTATCTGATCGATACCTATGGCCGTTGCGGGCGGGACGGTATGGGGACGAGCTGGTGCCTGGATCAATTTTCCTACAACGGCGATAACGCGCTGACGTTCGAGGCCTGGGAGCACAGCACCTATTTCGAGGCGTCGTCCGGCAGCTACGTCTCCAGCGGTGAGGCAGCCTACAGCTATTTCCAGTACACGTGGGGCGAAGGCATCACCCGCTACGACGGCTTCCGCTGGACGCCCAATACGCAGACCTCGATAGCTGTCAGCGTTTCAGCCGTACCTGAACCGGCCACCTATGCGATGTTCGGCGCGGGTCTTTGCGCGGTGGGCGCCATCGTGCGGCGCCGCCGCAAGCAAACGGCAGCGTAA
- the rpsO gene encoding 30S ribosomal protein S15, which yields MTVENINKAAIIADNARAQNDTGSPEVQVALLTARINELNGHFKAHSKDHHSRRGLIMMVNRRKSLLSYLKGKDANRYRDLIAKLGLRK from the coding sequence ATGACTGTAGAAAACATCAACAAAGCCGCCATCATCGCGGACAATGCACGTGCCCAGAACGATACGGGTTCGCCGGAAGTGCAAGTCGCCCTGCTGACCGCACGTATCAACGAACTGAACGGCCACTTCAAAGCCCACAGCAAGGATCACCACTCCCGCCGCGGCCTGATCATGATGGTCAACCGTCGTAAGAGCCTGCTGTCCTACCTGAAGGGCAAAGACGCAAACCGCTATCGCGATCTGATCGCCAAGCTGGGTCTGCGTAAGTAA
- a CDS encoding methyl-accepting chemotaxis protein: MLHRLSIRTRLIATMAILGLIIVFIGLLGIYGMRSVNASLEDVYSDQLQSSIAIAEAKNHLSRARLAQDRGVFHPESPDLEKLLERVNSFIVKSDNAWQRYMALEQGPEEQTLADVVAQTRKAMIEQGLNAMSTALRSGDKARIDQLAMTDMQKLFSAFSDASDKLDQYQVDASREEFEASQKLYGTVLTLSIGAVLGGLVLMVVTSVVLMRAIMAPLREALGHFDAMSSGDLSRTVDTSRHDEMGTLLKGLDAMQRQLAVTVTAVREGSGSIAVASAEIADGNLDLSRRTEQQAASLEETASSLEELTATVRQNADNARQANQMVGSASTVAQQGGQLVAQVVNTMGTITESSHKIVDIIAVIDGIAFQTNILALNAAVEAARAGEQGRGFAVVASEVRNLAQRSAAAAKEIKALIDSSVANVNTGSALVDQAGCTMTQIVTSVAQVADIMTEIMSASTEQSAGIDLIHNAVVQMDQVTQQNAALVEEAAAAAGALQEQAATLEETVSVFRLQQATAPAAALRRPAPASSGRLALA, translated from the coding sequence ATGCTGCACCGTTTAAGTATTCGTACCCGCCTGATCGCCACGATGGCCATCCTTGGCCTCATCATCGTCTTCATCGGCCTCCTCGGCATCTACGGCATGCGTTCCGTGAACGCGTCGCTGGAGGACGTCTACAGCGACCAGCTGCAATCGTCGATCGCGATTGCCGAAGCGAAGAATCACCTGAGCCGCGCACGGCTGGCGCAGGACCGCGGCGTATTCCACCCCGAATCCCCCGATCTGGAAAAGCTGCTGGAAAGGGTGAACAGCTTTATCGTCAAATCGGATAACGCATGGCAGCGCTATATGGCGCTGGAGCAGGGTCCCGAAGAACAGACGCTGGCGGACGTAGTGGCGCAAACCCGCAAGGCAATGATCGAGCAGGGCCTGAACGCAATGTCCACGGCGCTGCGCAGCGGCGACAAGGCACGCATCGACCAGCTGGCAATGACGGACATGCAAAAGCTGTTCTCGGCCTTCAGTGACGCCTCCGACAAGCTCGATCAATACCAGGTCGATGCGTCACGCGAGGAATTTGAAGCCAGCCAGAAGCTGTACGGTACCGTGCTGACGCTGTCGATCGGCGCCGTGCTTGGCGGCCTGGTGCTGATGGTCGTGACCAGCGTTGTGCTGATGCGCGCCATCATGGCGCCGCTGCGCGAGGCGCTCGGCCATTTCGATGCGATGTCGTCTGGCGACCTGTCGCGCACCGTGGACACCAGCCGTCACGACGAAATGGGTACGCTGCTGAAAGGCCTGGACGCCATGCAGCGCCAGCTGGCCGTTACCGTGACCGCCGTACGCGAAGGCAGCGGCTCGATCGCCGTGGCCAGCGCGGAAATTGCCGATGGCAACCTGGATCTGTCGCGCCGCACCGAACAGCAGGCGGCCAGCCTGGAGGAAACCGCGTCGTCGCTGGAAGAGCTGACCGCCACCGTGCGCCAGAACGCGGACAACGCCCGCCAGGCCAACCAGATGGTGGGCTCGGCATCGACGGTCGCGCAACAGGGCGGCCAGCTGGTCGCGCAGGTAGTCAATACGATGGGAACGATCACGGAATCGTCGCACAAGATCGTCGACATCATCGCCGTCATCGACGGCATCGCGTTCCAGACCAATATCCTGGCGCTGAATGCGGCGGTCGAAGCGGCCCGCGCGGGCGAGCAGGGTCGCGGCTTTGCCGTCGTGGCATCGGAAGTGCGCAACCTGGCGCAGCGCTCGGCCGCGGCGGCGAAGGAAATCAAGGCGCTGATCGACAGCTCCGTTGCCAATGTCAACACCGGTTCCGCGCTGGTGGATCAGGCAGGCTGCACGATGACGCAGATCGTCACCAGCGTGGCGCAGGTGGCGGACATCATGACGGAGATCATGTCGGCCAGCACGGAACAAAGCGCCGGCATCGACCTGATTCACAACGCTGTCGTACAGATGGACCAGGTCACGCAGCAGAATGCCGCGCTGGTCGAGGAAGCGGCGGCCGCCGCGGGCGCGCTGCAGGAGCAGGCTGCGACGCTGGAAGAGACGGTCAGCGTGTTCCGCCTGCAGCAGGCAACCGCGCCGGCGGCTGCGCTGCGCCGGCCGGCGCCGGCATCTTCGGGACGCCTGGCGCTCGCCTGA
- a CDS encoding LacI family DNA-binding transcriptional regulator: MTAPGGVTIRDIARAAGVSAGTISRALKNEPGLTESTRQMVLSTARELGYDFCKLRPKRLRRLTFLLHRQHNTASSSPFYSPVLHGAEEACRKQGIVLSFMAVGPADGLADQLRIHAPDAIVCAGFFEPELLTALRGTGKPIVLIDMKLRGYSSVNPDNMMGGYLATKHLIDRGRERVGFISGSLSHYSIRERARGYRQALYEAGILADPRLEAGLPDGVDLETGAWEATDTLLALPKPPDALFCYNDSAALVAMRCCLAKGLKVPHDISIVGFDDISTAVLGHRPLTTLRINKKELGAMGVAMLLDGRINEVEERISPVELVIRASTVCQDAPRRRSTL; the protein is encoded by the coding sequence ATGACGGCCCCTGGCGGCGTCACGATCCGCGATATCGCCCGTGCCGCCGGCGTTTCGGCCGGTACCATTTCGCGCGCGCTGAAGAATGAACCGGGCCTGACGGAATCGACGCGCCAGATGGTGCTCAGCACCGCGCGCGAACTGGGCTACGATTTCTGCAAATTGCGGCCGAAACGGCTGCGCCGCCTCACCTTCCTGCTGCATCGCCAGCACAACACGGCGTCGAGCAGCCCTTTTTACTCGCCCGTGCTGCACGGCGCCGAGGAAGCCTGCCGCAAGCAAGGCATCGTGCTGTCGTTCATGGCCGTGGGCCCCGCCGACGGGCTGGCGGACCAGCTGCGCATCCATGCGCCGGACGCCATCGTCTGCGCCGGCTTTTTCGAGCCCGAGCTGCTGACGGCGCTGCGCGGCACGGGCAAGCCCATCGTGCTGATCGACATGAAACTTCGCGGCTACAGCTCCGTCAATCCGGACAATATGATGGGCGGCTACCTGGCAACGAAGCACCTGATCGACCGGGGCCGCGAACGCGTGGGCTTCATCTCCGGTTCACTGAGCCATTACAGCATCCGCGAGCGGGCGCGCGGCTATCGCCAGGCCCTGTACGAGGCCGGCATTCTGGCCGACCCGCGGCTGGAAGCCGGCCTGCCCGATGGCGTGGACCTGGAAACGGGCGCATGGGAAGCGACAGACACCTTGCTGGCCCTGCCGAAACCGCCGGACGCGCTGTTCTGCTACAACGACAGTGCGGCGCTGGTGGCGATGCGCTGCTGCCTGGCGAAAGGGCTGAAGGTGCCGCACGATATTTCGATCGTCGGCTTCGACGACATTTCAACGGCCGTGCTGGGCCACCGGCCGCTGACAACGCTGCGCATCAACAAGAAGGAGCTGGGCGCGATGGGTGTCGCGATGCTGCTGGACGGCCGCATCAACGAAGTGGAGGAAAGAATTTCACCCGTGGAGCTGGTCATCCGCGCCAGCACCGTATGCCAGGACGCGCCGCGACGACGAAGCACGCTTTGA
- the pnp gene encoding polyribonucleotide nucleotidyltransferase, whose protein sequence is MFNKVTKTFQYGQHTVTLETGEIARQASGAVLVSMDDTVVLATVVARKDAKPGQDFFPLTVDYIEKTYAAGKIPGGFFKREGRPSEKETLTSRLIDRPIRPLFPEGYMNEVQVIIHVLSVNPEIDPDIASMIGASAALCVAGVPFNGPIGAARVGYANGQYILNPTTTQLKTSEMDLVVAGTETAVLMVESEAKQLSEEVMLGGVVYGHEQMRAVIDAIHALVEEGGKPEIEWTPPAKNEALIAKVAQFAEAKINEAYQTKNKQARQQALRSMQSEVIADLAAQAAAEGTEAPDSVEVGNILFDMEAKVVRSQILNGEPRIDGRDTRTVRPIAIRTSVLPRTHGSALFTRGETQALVVATLGTARDSQKIDALMGEYTDDFMLHYNMPPFATGETGRVGTPKRREVGHGRLAKRALVAALPSPEEFSYSVRLVSEITESNGSSSMASVCGGCLALMDAGVPMKAHVAGIAMGLIKEGGKFAVLSDILGDEDHLGDMDFKVAGTANGITALQMDIKIQGITKEIMQVALAQAKEGRQHILGEMQKAMPHVKTELSDFAPRLITIKINPEKIRDVIGKGGAVIRALTEETGTQIDISDEGVVTIASVDAAAGQEAKRRIEELTASVEVGKTYDGTVLKLLDFGAIVQVMPGKDGLLHISQIANERVNAVADYLKEGQQVRVKVLETDDRGRLKLSMKAADEAAPAA, encoded by the coding sequence ATGTTTAACAAAGTTACGAAAACCTTCCAGTACGGCCAACACACCGTGACCCTGGAAACCGGCGAGATCGCTCGCCAGGCATCCGGCGCGGTACTGGTGTCGATGGACGACACCGTCGTACTGGCAACTGTCGTGGCACGCAAGGACGCCAAGCCAGGCCAGGATTTCTTCCCGCTGACCGTCGACTATATCGAGAAGACGTACGCAGCCGGCAAGATCCCTGGCGGCTTCTTCAAGCGCGAAGGCCGTCCTTCCGAGAAGGAAACGCTGACTTCCCGCCTGATCGACCGTCCGATCCGCCCGCTGTTCCCGGAAGGTTACATGAACGAGGTGCAGGTCATCATTCACGTTCTGTCGGTCAATCCTGAAATCGATCCGGACATCGCTTCCATGATCGGTGCCTCCGCCGCCCTGTGCGTGGCCGGTGTGCCGTTCAACGGCCCGATCGGCGCCGCCCGCGTGGGTTACGCCAACGGCCAGTACATCCTGAACCCGACCACCACGCAGCTGAAGACGTCCGAGATGGACCTCGTCGTAGCCGGTACCGAAACGGCCGTGCTGATGGTCGAATCGGAAGCCAAGCAGCTGTCCGAGGAAGTCATGCTGGGCGGTGTCGTCTACGGCCACGAGCAGATGCGCGCCGTGATCGACGCCATCCACGCGCTGGTCGAAGAAGGCGGCAAGCCTGAAATCGAATGGACCCCGCCGGCCAAGAACGAAGCGCTGATCGCCAAGGTCGCGCAGTTCGCCGAAGCGAAGATCAACGAAGCGTACCAGACCAAGAACAAGCAGGCACGCCAGCAGGCGCTGCGTTCGATGCAGTCCGAAGTGATCGCCGACCTGGCCGCGCAGGCCGCCGCCGAAGGCACCGAGGCTCCGGACTCCGTCGAAGTGGGCAATATCCTGTTCGACATGGAAGCCAAGGTTGTCCGTTCGCAGATCCTGAACGGCGAGCCGCGTATCGACGGCCGCGACACGCGCACCGTGCGTCCGATCGCGATCCGCACTTCCGTGCTGCCGCGTACCCACGGTTCGGCGCTGTTCACCCGCGGCGAGACGCAGGCGCTGGTCGTCGCGACGCTGGGCACCGCCCGCGATTCGCAGAAGATCGACGCGCTGATGGGCGAGTACACCGACGACTTCATGCTGCACTACAACATGCCTCCGTTCGCCACCGGCGAAACGGGCCGTGTCGGCACGCCAAAGCGCCGCGAAGTGGGCCACGGCCGTCTGGCCAAGCGCGCGCTGGTCGCCGCACTGCCATCGCCGGAAGAGTTCAGCTACTCGGTGCGCCTGGTGTCCGAGATCACCGAGTCGAACGGTTCGTCGTCGATGGCTTCCGTCTGCGGCGGCTGCCTGGCATTGATGGACGCGGGCGTGCCGATGAAGGCGCACGTCGCCGGCATCGCCATGGGCCTGATCAAGGAAGGCGGCAAGTTCGCCGTGCTGTCCGACATCCTGGGCGATGAAGATCACCTGGGCGACATGGACTTCAAGGTCGCCGGCACCGCCAACGGCATCACGGCGCTGCAGATGGACATCAAGATCCAGGGCATCACGAAAGAGATCATGCAGGTCGCACTGGCCCAGGCAAAAGAAGGCCGCCAGCACATCCTGGGCGAAATGCAGAAGGCGATGCCGCACGTGAAGACGGAGCTGTCCGACTTCGCACCGCGCCTGATCACGATCAAGATCAATCCGGAAAAAATCCGTGACGTGATCGGCAAGGGCGGCGCCGTCATCCGCGCGCTGACCGAGGAAACGGGCACGCAGATCGACATCAGCGACGAAGGCGTGGTCACCATCGCTTCCGTCGATGCCGCCGCCGGCCAGGAAGCCAAGCGCCGCATCGAGGAGCTGACGGCATCGGTCGAAGTGGGCAAGACCTACGACGGCACCGTGCTGAAACTGCTCGACTTCGGCGCCATCGTCCAGGTCATGCCGGGCAAGGACGGCCTGCTGCACATCTCGCAGATCGCCAACGAGCGCGTCAACGCCGTTGCCGACTACCTGAAAGAAGGCCAGCAAGTGCGCGTCAAGGTCCTGGAAACGGACGACCGCGGCCGCCTGAAGCTGTCGATGAAGGCAGCGGACGAAGCCGCACCGGCAGCGTAA
- a CDS encoding carbohydrate kinase family protein, translating to MAHFPEFVSAGEALTDLIVTDPQQQHWLSVTGGSTWNVARTMAALGLPSAFAGAISRDVFGDALWRATEAAGLDTRFTQRLDKAPLLAVVHRLDPPTYFFIGDDSADLHFDAALLPDGWRTHCRWLHFGGISLAREPLASKLVALAREAKAAGIGISFDPNYRRLMDERYDPTLRAMTALADVVKVSEEDLVGLFRHDDTVASFAQLREFNPAARFLYTKGAEGASLHIGAGSWQVAAPAVQVQDTVGAGDASIAAFVHSLLREAGRTPLQHLQCAVAAGAAACLGAGATPPSLAQIAELMAAMD from the coding sequence ATGGCCCACTTCCCGGAATTCGTGTCGGCCGGCGAGGCGCTGACGGACCTGATCGTGACGGACCCGCAGCAGCAGCACTGGCTCAGCGTGACAGGCGGCTCGACGTGGAACGTGGCGCGCACGATGGCGGCGCTCGGCCTGCCCAGCGCGTTCGCCGGCGCCATCAGCCGCGACGTGTTCGGCGATGCGCTGTGGCGCGCCACCGAAGCGGCGGGCCTGGACACGCGCTTCACGCAACGTCTCGACAAGGCGCCGCTCCTCGCGGTCGTGCACCGGCTCGACCCGCCCACCTACTTCTTCATCGGCGACGACAGCGCCGACCTGCACTTCGACGCCGCCCTGCTGCCCGACGGCTGGCGCACGCACTGCCGCTGGCTGCACTTCGGCGGCATCAGCCTGGCGCGCGAACCGCTGGCCTCGAAGCTGGTTGCGCTGGCGCGCGAAGCGAAAGCGGCCGGCATCGGCATCAGCTTCGATCCGAACTACCGCCGGCTGATGGACGAGCGCTACGATCCCACCTTGCGGGCGATGACGGCGCTGGCCGATGTCGTCAAGGTGTCAGAAGAGGACCTCGTCGGCCTGTTCCGGCATGACGACACGGTCGCGTCGTTCGCGCAGCTGCGCGAGTTCAATCCGGCGGCACGCTTCCTGTACACGAAGGGTGCCGAAGGAGCGTCGCTGCATATCGGCGCCGGGAGCTGGCAGGTTGCCGCGCCCGCCGTGCAGGTGCAGGACACCGTCGGCGCGGGCGATGCCAGCATCGCGGCCTTCGTCCACAGCCTGTTGCGCGAGGCTGGCCGTACGCCCTTGCAGCATTTGCAGTGTGCCGTGGCGGCAGGGGCTGCGGCTTGCCTGGGCGCCGGGGCCACGCCGCCTTCGCTGGCGCAGATTGCGGAGTTGATGGCAGCGATGGACTGA
- a CDS encoding AGE family epimerase/isomerase, with translation MLPDFHARETLLRHIRHTRQFYDPRSVDPTGGFHHFYKDDGTVYDAHTRHLVSSTRFIFNYAMAYRQFGEEADRGRLRHGLAFLRDVHRNAATGGYAWELQWQDGRKTVTDRTNHCYGLAFVLLAYSHALMAGETSAREYVTETFDLMEQRFWEPQHGLYADEASADWVVSAYRGQNANMHACEALIAAYEATGETRYLHRAETLAHNIAVRQAGLADDLVWEHYRADWSVDPDYNRHDSTNIFRPWGYQPGHLTEWAKLLLLLERHAASLAGPSGWLLPRAVQFFDAALDKAWDKEHGGIHYGFGPDGTICDAHKYFWVQAESLAAAALLGARTGEARFWHWYDRLWAYSWEHFVDHTHGAWYRILGADNRKLTDEKSPAGKVDYHTMGACYEVLKVLKD, from the coding sequence ATGTTACCAGATTTTCATGCACGCGAAACGCTGCTGAGGCATATCCGCCACACCCGCCAGTTCTACGATCCGCGCTCGGTGGATCCGACCGGCGGCTTCCATCACTTCTATAAAGACGACGGCACCGTCTACGATGCGCACACGCGCCACCTCGTCAGCAGCACGCGCTTCATCTTCAACTACGCGATGGCTTACCGCCAGTTCGGCGAGGAAGCGGACCGCGGGCGGCTGCGCCACGGCCTGGCCTTCCTGCGCGACGTGCACCGCAATGCCGCCACGGGCGGCTACGCATGGGAACTGCAGTGGCAGGACGGGCGCAAGACCGTTACCGACAGAACCAATCACTGCTACGGCCTGGCCTTCGTGCTGCTGGCATATTCGCATGCGCTGATGGCCGGCGAAACGAGTGCGCGCGAATACGTGACCGAAACGTTCGACCTGATGGAGCAGCGGTTCTGGGAGCCGCAACATGGCCTGTATGCCGACGAGGCGAGCGCCGACTGGGTCGTATCGGCCTACCGCGGCCAAAACGCCAACATGCATGCGTGCGAAGCGCTGATCGCCGCATACGAGGCCACGGGCGAAACGCGCTACCTGCACCGCGCCGAGACATTGGCGCACAATATCGCCGTGCGCCAGGCCGGCCTGGCCGACGACCTGGTGTGGGAGCACTACCGCGCCGACTGGTCGGTGGACCCGGACTACAACCGCCACGACAGCACCAATATCTTCCGTCCCTGGGGCTACCAGCCAGGCCACCTGACGGAATGGGCCAAGCTCCTGCTGCTGCTCGAACGCCATGCGGCGTCCCTGGCGGGGCCGTCCGGCTGGCTGCTGCCGCGCGCCGTGCAGTTCTTCGACGCGGCGCTCGACAAGGCATGGGACAAGGAACACGGCGGCATCCACTACGGCTTCGGCCCGGACGGCACCATCTGCGACGCCCACAAGTATTTCTGGGTGCAGGCGGAAAGCCTCGCGGCCGCGGCGCTGCTGGGCGCGCGCACGGGCGAGGCGCGTTTCTGGCACTGGTACGACCGGCTGTGGGCCTACAGCTGGGAGCATTTCGTCGACCATACCCATGGCGCCTGGTACCGCATCCTGGGCGCCGACAACCGCAAGCTGACCGACGAGAAGAGCCCCGCCGGCAAGGTGGACTACCACACGATGGGCGCCTGCTACGAAGTGCTCAAGGTTCTGAAGGACTGA
- a CDS encoding PQQ-dependent sugar dehydrogenase encodes MKFALTFSALLLSGAAHAAPVDAARLYQTHCAQCHGANLEGAAGPSLVDRQWLYGAPTRANLAKVIANGVPAKGMPAWSQTLSTAQIAQLAAYIEPGAKRVAAAASATPVAVSKQDGDLAHLTLPKGFSIAVYAEGVESARSMAVSGTGIVYVGSRKAGKVYAVVDGNADGVADKVVTVASSLNNPIGVTLLNGALYVAEIGRVIRFDDIDRTYAAKPAYKVVKADLPDDKWHGEKVIKAGPDGKLYIPVGSPCNTCNREDEAYSKIWRMNPDGSGWEMYAGGIRNTVGFAFHPVTKQLWFTDNGPDEMGDNTPSCELNVAPEKGMHFGFPYCHGGVFPDPQFGKANSCATYTPPVAKLGPHVAPLGLAFYTGTQFPPQYRNAVFIAEHGSWNRTQKIGYKVSLVTLYGNQEVSTTTFIDGFLQGDDVSGRPVDIAVLADGSMLISDDYAGRIYRVSYDGKSAAK; translated from the coding sequence ATGAAATTCGCCCTGACCTTCTCCGCCCTGCTGCTGTCCGGCGCCGCCCACGCGGCACCCGTCGATGCGGCCCGCCTGTACCAGACCCATTGCGCCCAATGCCACGGCGCCAACCTCGAAGGCGCCGCTGGACCCAGTCTGGTGGACCGGCAGTGGCTGTACGGCGCGCCCACCCGCGCCAACCTGGCGAAGGTGATCGCCAACGGCGTGCCGGCCAAGGGCATGCCCGCGTGGTCGCAGACGCTGTCGACAGCGCAGATCGCGCAGCTCGCTGCGTACATCGAACCGGGTGCGAAGCGTGTCGCTGCTGCCGCGTCGGCGACGCCCGTTGCGGTGTCGAAGCAGGACGGCGACCTGGCCCACCTGACACTGCCGAAAGGCTTTTCCATCGCCGTCTATGCCGAAGGTGTCGAGTCGGCACGCTCGATGGCGGTGTCCGGCACCGGCATCGTCTACGTCGGCTCGCGCAAGGCCGGCAAGGTCTACGCCGTCGTCGACGGCAATGCCGACGGCGTAGCCGATAAAGTGGTCACCGTCGCATCAAGCCTGAACAACCCGATCGGCGTGACCCTGCTGAACGGCGCGCTGTACGTGGCCGAGATCGGGCGCGTCATCCGCTTCGACGATATCGACCGTACCTACGCGGCCAAGCCGGCGTACAAGGTCGTCAAGGCCGACCTGCCGGACGACAAATGGCACGGCGAGAAGGTCATCAAGGCAGGGCCGGACGGCAAGCTGTACATCCCCGTCGGTTCGCCCTGCAATACGTGTAATCGGGAGGACGAGGCCTACTCGAAGATCTGGCGCATGAACCCCGACGGTTCCGGCTGGGAGATGTACGCGGGCGGCATCCGCAACACGGTGGGTTTCGCGTTCCACCCGGTGACGAAGCAGCTGTGGTTTACCGACAACGGCCCGGACGAAATGGGCGACAACACGCCCTCATGCGAACTGAATGTGGCGCCGGAAAAAGGCATGCACTTCGGCTTCCCGTACTGCCACGGCGGCGTGTTCCCCGACCCGCAATTCGGCAAGGCGAACAGCTGCGCGACCTACACGCCACCCGTGGCGAAACTGGGTCCGCACGTGGCGCCGCTGGGCCTCGCGTTCTATACCGGCACGCAGTTCCCGCCACAGTACCGCAACGCCGTCTTCATCGCCGAACACGGGTCGTGGAACCGCACCCAGAAGATCGGCTACAAGGTCAGCCTCGTCACCCTGTACGGCAACCAGGAAGTCTCCACGACGACGTTTATCGACGGCTTCCTGCAGGGCGACGACGTGTCCGGGCGGCCCGTCGACATCGCGGTGCTGGCGGACGGCTCGATGCTCATTTCCGACGACTATGCGGGCCGGATCTACCGCGTCAGCTATGACGGAAAGTCTGCTGCAAAATAA
- a CDS encoding zinc ribbon domain-containing protein yields MSKALRLSEKWFQRGLWLVALAFAFFLIGLGGKVVDNLNLVEEPLSVEHFIDPREGPPAREALAAALRTMNDAGEVLAQAEQRHKMAKANTASARESFNNWRATRHATARPDQDRELIERTRQLDELQAAERTALGAVEVQEQRHLDARQAHHRAQVQWQTLEQAATQRYDDAERRRELRVFGYRLALTLPLLLVAAWMWKHKRRGTWWPFVWGFIFFALFAFFVELVPYLPSYGGYVRYVVGILITVLVGRQAIVSLQRYLERQKAVEALPDTERRESLSLDYDAALTRMGKGVCPGCERPLDLKDPAIDFCPHCGIGLFKRCVACTTRRNAFTRFCFSCGTGAEVGQVAKV; encoded by the coding sequence ATGAGCAAGGCACTGCGGCTTTCGGAAAAATGGTTCCAGCGCGGCCTGTGGCTGGTGGCGCTGGCGTTTGCCTTCTTTCTTATTGGCCTGGGCGGTAAGGTGGTCGATAACCTGAACCTGGTCGAAGAACCCTTGAGCGTGGAGCATTTCATCGACCCGCGCGAAGGTCCGCCGGCGCGCGAAGCGCTGGCGGCCGCGCTCAGGACGATGAACGACGCCGGCGAGGTGCTGGCGCAGGCCGAGCAGCGGCACAAGATGGCGAAGGCCAACACGGCATCGGCGCGCGAGTCGTTCAACAACTGGCGGGCTACCCGGCACGCCACGGCGCGGCCGGACCAGGACCGGGAACTGATCGAGCGTACGCGCCAGCTGGACGAGCTGCAGGCCGCGGAACGCACGGCGCTTGGCGCGGTCGAGGTGCAGGAACAACGCCACCTCGACGCAAGACAGGCGCACCACCGCGCGCAGGTGCAATGGCAGACGCTGGAGCAGGCCGCGACGCAGCGCTATGACGATGCCGAGCGACGGCGCGAACTGCGCGTGTTCGGCTACCGCCTGGCGCTGACACTGCCGCTGCTGCTGGTCGCCGCGTGGATGTGGAAGCACAAGCGCCGCGGCACGTGGTGGCCGTTCGTCTGGGGCTTCATCTTCTTCGCGCTGTTCGCGTTCTTTGTCGAGCTGGTGCCGTATCTGCCCAGTTACGGCGGGTATGTGCGTTACGTCGTCGGCATCCTCATCACGGTGCTGGTGGGGCGGCAGGCCATCGTGTCGCTGCAGCGCTACCTCGAACGCCAGAAAGCGGTGGAAGCGTTGCCCGATACCGAGCGGCGCGAGAGCCTGAGTCTCGACTACGATGCGGCGCTGACCCGCATGGGCAAGGGCGTTTGTCCCGGTTGCGAACGCCCGCTCGATCTGAAGGATCCGGCGATCGATTTCTGTCCGCACTGCGGCATCGGTTTGTTCAAGCGCTGCGTGGCATGCACGACGCGCCGCAATGCATTCACGCGGTTCTGCTTTTCGTGTGGGACGGGTGCGGAAGTGGGGCAGGTGGCAAAGGTTTAG